Proteins encoded together in one Dechloromonas sp. HYN0024 window:
- the cobD gene encoding threonine-phosphate decarboxylase CobD, with product MLEHGGNLRKAAIQYDIPLVDWLDLSTGINPDGWPVPALPPEVWQRLPEENDGLEAAAAAYYGNTNLLPVAGSQAAIHWLPALLPRAVVACISPIYSEHPQAWQRAGHKMRFLQNAMLPRALATATPYVLLCNPNNPTAERHPHDVVLDAARQLKKRGGWLIVDEAFMDPTPDESLTSLAGTDDAPNLIVLRSLGKFFGLAGARVGFIFAAPDILARMSEAMGPWTVSHPARQVARLALLDTAWQETARQHLQGAGERLHHLLAPLGDVKSTALFATLSSARSAELHEMLARQGILTRHFEQQPLLRFGLPASAADWRRLTAALAAWKSP from the coding sequence ATGCTTGAACACGGCGGCAACCTGCGCAAGGCGGCAATCCAATACGACATTCCGCTGGTTGACTGGCTCGACCTGTCGACCGGCATCAATCCGGATGGCTGGCCGGTACCGGCGCTCCCGCCGGAAGTCTGGCAGCGCCTGCCGGAGGAAAACGACGGCCTGGAGGCAGCTGCTGCGGCCTATTACGGCAACACCAACCTGCTCCCGGTGGCCGGTTCGCAAGCCGCCATTCACTGGTTGCCAGCCCTCTTGCCACGCGCTGTCGTGGCCTGCATTTCGCCGATCTACAGCGAGCACCCGCAAGCCTGGCAACGGGCCGGACACAAGATGCGTTTTCTGCAAAACGCCATGCTGCCGCGCGCTCTGGCGACAGCGACGCCCTATGTACTGCTATGCAACCCGAACAATCCGACGGCCGAGCGCCACCCCCATGATGTCGTGCTCGATGCTGCCAGACAGCTGAAAAAACGCGGTGGCTGGCTAATTGTGGACGAGGCCTTCATGGACCCGACACCGGACGAGAGCCTGACGTCGCTAGCCGGCACCGACGACGCCCCCAACCTGATCGTGCTGCGCTCCCTTGGCAAATTTTTCGGCCTGGCTGGCGCCCGTGTCGGCTTCATTTTTGCCGCACCCGATATCCTGGCCCGGATGAGCGAGGCAATGGGGCCGTGGACGGTCAGCCACCCGGCCCGCCAGGTCGCCCGACTGGCCTTGCTCGACACTGCCTGGCAGGAGACCGCCCGGCAGCACCTGCAGGGGGCTGGCGAACGCCTGCACCATCTGCTGGCCCCGCTCGGCGACGTCAAATCCACTGCCCTCTTTGCCACGCTGAGCAGTGCCCGGTCAGCCGAGTTGCATGAGATGCTGGCCCGCCAGGGCATCCTCACCCGCCACTTCGAACAGCAACCGCTGTTGCGCTTCGGGCTACCGGCTAGTGCAGCGGACTGGCGGCGCCTGACTGCTGCACTAGCCGCATGGAAATCGCCATGA
- the cbiB gene encoding adenosylcobinamide-phosphate synthase CbiB — translation MSFAIDALSMPLAALSAVLLDRVLGEVTRFHPLVGFGNLATVIEKTLNRRSLAGGLLAWLLAVGPWVALAFWLRPFAPFAVDVVLLYFALGAQSLCEHADAIARPLAAERLDEARQRLSWIVSRDTARLDATGIARAGVESVLENGNDAIFATLFWFALLGGPGALLFRLANTLDAMWGYRSERFNLFGRCAARLDDGLNFIPARLTALSYSLLGHTRNALACWRAQAPGWDSPNAGPVMSAGAGSLGVLLGGAAIYHGQEEIRPPLGSGQPPVAADLGRAITLIQHSLWLWLAALLMIGLLNA, via the coding sequence ATGAGCTTTGCCATTGATGCCTTGTCCATGCCACTGGCGGCGCTCAGCGCCGTTTTACTGGATCGTGTCCTCGGCGAAGTGACCCGCTTTCACCCTTTGGTCGGCTTCGGCAACCTGGCGACGGTTATCGAAAAGACACTGAACCGGCGTTCGCTGGCGGGCGGTCTGCTCGCCTGGCTACTCGCCGTCGGGCCGTGGGTCGCCCTGGCCTTCTGGCTACGCCCGTTCGCCCCCTTCGCCGTCGATGTCGTTCTGCTTTATTTCGCACTCGGCGCACAGAGCCTGTGCGAACACGCCGATGCGATCGCCAGGCCTCTGGCGGCAGAACGTCTCGACGAAGCCAGGCAGCGCCTCAGCTGGATCGTTTCCCGCGACACCGCGAGACTCGATGCCACCGGGATCGCCAGAGCTGGCGTTGAATCGGTCCTCGAAAATGGCAACGATGCCATCTTTGCCACGCTCTTCTGGTTCGCCCTCCTCGGTGGCCCCGGCGCTCTACTTTTCCGCCTGGCCAACACGCTGGACGCCATGTGGGGCTACCGCAGCGAGCGTTTCAATCTGTTCGGCCGCTGTGCCGCCCGTCTTGACGATGGGCTGAACTTCATTCCGGCCCGCCTCACCGCCCTCTCCTATTCACTGCTCGGCCACACCCGCAACGCGCTGGCCTGCTGGCGGGCACAGGCGCCGGGCTGGGACAGCCCGAACGCCGGCCCCGTGATGTCGGCCGGTGCCGGCAGCCTTGGCGTACTGTTGGGCGGTGCCGCGATTTATCATGGGCAGGAAGAAATCCGCCCGCCGCTCGGTAGCGGCCAGCCTCCCGTGGCGGCCGACCTTGGCCGGGCGATAACACTGATCCAGCACAGCCTGTGGCTATGGCTGGCTGCTTTATTGATGATCGGACTACTGAATGCTTGA
- the bluB gene encoding 5,6-dimethylbenzimidazole synthase, with protein MENQPAPPAQAFSDADRAAVYQAIFSRRDVRGQFLPTPVPDALLSRVLMAAHHAPSVGFMQPWNFLLVRSQAVKQRVHDVFAEANAEAALMFPDEKREIYSQLKLQGILEAPINLCITCDRTRTGPVVLGRTHMPTMDLYSSVCAVQNLWLAARAEGLGVGWVSIFHEKALQDALGIPQHIVPIAYLCIGYVSHFNDRPELEKAGWLPRLPINELVYFEQWGEADAGHNLPLTAALSEMQAAIQGQGIFPK; from the coding sequence ATGGAAAACCAGCCCGCGCCACCGGCGCAAGCTTTCTCCGACGCCGACCGGGCGGCGGTGTATCAGGCCATTTTCAGTCGCCGCGATGTGCGCGGCCAGTTCCTGCCAACGCCTGTGCCCGACGCATTGCTCAGTCGCGTCTTGATGGCCGCTCATCACGCCCCGTCGGTTGGCTTCATGCAGCCATGGAACTTTCTGCTGGTCCGTTCGCAGGCGGTCAAGCAGCGCGTCCATGATGTCTTTGCCGAGGCCAATGCCGAAGCAGCGCTGATGTTCCCGGATGAAAAGCGCGAGATTTACAGCCAGCTCAAATTGCAGGGGATTCTTGAGGCGCCGATCAACCTGTGCATCACCTGCGACCGCACACGTACCGGGCCGGTCGTGCTTGGCCGCACGCACATGCCGACGATGGACCTCTACAGCAGCGTCTGTGCCGTACAGAACCTCTGGCTGGCGGCGCGGGCCGAGGGGCTGGGTGTCGGCTGGGTCAGCATTTTTCACGAAAAGGCGCTGCAGGACGCACTCGGCATTCCGCAGCACATCGTTCCCATCGCCTATCTGTGCATCGGTTACGTCAGCCATTTCAACGACCGGCCGGAACTGGAAAAGGCCGGCTGGCTGCCGCGCCTGCCGATCAATGAACTGGTCTATTTCGAGCAGTGGGGTGAAGCCGATGCTGGCCACAACTTGCCATTGACCGCAGCCCTGAGCGAAATGCAGGCGGCCATTCAGGGACAGGGTATTTTCCCGAAATGA